The following are from one region of the Juglans regia cultivar Chandler chromosome 10, Walnut 2.0, whole genome shotgun sequence genome:
- the LOC108983032 gene encoding casein kinase 1-like protein 6 — protein sequence MDHVIAGKFKLGRKIGSGSFGELYLGVNVQTGEEVAVKLEPVKTRHPQLHYESKLYMLLQGGTGIPHLKWFGVKDDYNIMVIDLLGPSLEDLFNYCNRKFTLKTVLMLADQLINRVEYMHSRGFLHRDIKPDNFLMGLGRKANQVYAIDYGLAKKYRDLQTHKHIPYRENKNLTGTARYASVNTHLGIEQSRRDDLESLGYVLMYFLRGSLPWQGLKAGTKKQKYDKISEKKMSTPIEVLCRSYPSEFVSYFHYCRSLRFEDKPDYSYLKRLFRDLFIREGCQFDYVFDWTILKYPQIGASSKGRQHSGKAGLNAGTSAERPERISVGKEIRERFSGAVEAFSRRNVSGTSPRDRSRHRTYDDYASPKDVHLHSDKGRSRYGSTSRKAVPSSDKPSSSGEHSEGRAGRAVLSGGRPSTTHRIQLGYESKPSYTRTVATRGTRNDPLRSFELLSIRK from the exons ATGGATCACGTGATTGCTGGGAAGTTTAAGCTGGGGAGAAAGATTGGGAGTGGATCATTTGGGGAGCTATATTTAG GTGTTAACGTACAAACTGGGGAGGAGGTGGCTGTTAAGCTG GAGCCTGTGAAGACCAGACATCCTCAGCTTCACTATGAATCAAAATTGTATATGCTTCTGCAAGGAGGAA CTGGAATCCCCCACCTCAAGTGGTTTGGAGTCAAGGATGACTATAATATTATGGTTATCGACCTTCTTGGACCAAGTTTGGAAGATTTGTTTAACTATTGCAATAGGAAATTTACGTTGAAAACAGTTTTGATGCTCGCAGATCAATTA ATTAACAGAGTTGAATACATGCATTCAAGAGGTTTTCTTCACCGTGATATAAAACCGGACAACTTCTTGATGGGCCTAGGGCGTAAAGCAAATCAG GTTTATGCTATTGATTACGGCCTTGCAAAGAAGTATAGAGATCTTCAGACTCATAAGCACATACCATACAG gGAAAACAAGAACCTTACAGGCACAGCTCGCTATGCAAGCGTTAATACTCACCTTGGAATTG AACAAAGCAGAAGGGATGATCTGGAGTCTCTTGGTTATGTgcttatgtattttctaagaggAAG CCTTCCCTGGCAGGGATTAAAAGCTGGcacaaaaaagcaaaaatacGATAAGATCAGTGAAAAGAAGATGTCAACCCCTATAGAG GTGCTTTGCAGATCATATCCATCTGAGTTTGTATCCTACTTTCACTACTGCCGGTCTTTGCGGTTTGAGGACAAGCCGgattattcatatttaaagaggCTCTTCCGAGACTTATTTATTCGAGAAG GTTGTCAATTTGACTATGTATTTGACTGGACTATATTGAAGTACCCTCAGATTGGTGCCAGCTCTAAAGGACGG CAACATAGTGGGAAAGCAGGTTTGAATGCAGGAACATCTGCAGAAAGACCGGAGAGGATCTCAG TTGGGAAAGAGATCCGAGAGAGATTCTCCGGCGCAGTTGAAGCATTTTCCAGAAGAAATGTCTCAGGCACTAGTCCACGTGATCGTTCCAGACACAGGACTTATGATGATTATGCTTCACCCAAGGATGTG cACCTTCATTCGGACAAAGGACGGTCTCGATATGGTAGTACTTCAAGAAAAGCTGTCCCCTCAAGCGACAAACCAAGTTCTTCTGGTGAACACAGTGAAGGTCGTGCAGGGCGTGCTGTCCTTAGCGGTGGCCGGCCATCTACCACACACAGAATTCAACTTGGTTACGAGTCAAAACCATCTTATACTCGCACTGTTGCTACTAGAGGCACCCGCAACGATCCTCTTCGGAGCTTTGAGCTCCTCTCAATCAGGAAATAA